In the genome of Candidatus Bathyarchaeota archaeon, one region contains:
- a CDS encoding cytochrome c — protein sequence MDNRAIIGIVAVIVVIAAVAGYYYMSAPSAPATIPPVEETTPQAIDGGNLFETNCMPCHGAKGEGGSAPALTASNADRSIIENGELDEGMPAFGGPLSPEEITAILEYLQS from the coding sequence TTGGATAATCGTGCTATTATAGGTATTGTAGCTGTTATAGTCGTAATCGCAGCAGTTGCTGGTTATTATTATATGTCTGCTCCATCTGCCCCTGCAACGATTCCACCAGTTGAAGAAACAACCCCTCAAGCAATTGATGGTGGGAATCTATTCGAGACCAATTGTATGCCATGCCATGGTGCAAAGGGAGAGGGGGGAAGTGCACCAGCACTTACTGCTAGTAATGCTGATAGGTCCATAATCGAAAACGGTGAATTAGACGAGGGAATGCCTGCATTTGGAGGCCCCCTTTCTCCAGAGGAAATCACGGCCATTCTAGAATATTTGCAATCCTAA
- the nikR gene encoding nickel-responsive transcriptional regulator NikR: MAKIVRLGITFPSELLDDFDSIIKKMGYKNRSKAIQDSVASFISEYKHLDKEKGERVGVLSVLYDHTAKGLEERLTHIQHRFSGIIRSTMHVHLDEKDCLQAIAVKGDTDKIRKLLQSLLTNKGVKQAKLGIVSASSGT, encoded by the coding sequence TTGGCTAAGATCGTTAGACTCGGAATTACTTTTCCTTCGGAACTTTTAGATGATTTCGATAGCATTATTAAAAAAATGGGTTACAAAAATCGATCAAAGGCAATCCAAGACTCCGTAGCCTCTTTTATAAGCGAATATAAACATCTCGATAAAGAAAAAGGTGAGAGGGTAGGAGTACTCTCTGTCTTGTATGATCACACAGCCAAAGGCCTAGAAGAAAGACTCACTCATATTCAGCATAGATTTAGTGGTATTATACGTTCAACCATGCATGTTCATCTGGATGAAAAAGATTGTCTACAGGCAATAGCTGTTAAAGGTGATACCGATAAAATCAGGAAATTGTTGCAGAGTTTATTAACAAATAAAGGAGTAAAGCAAGCAAAACTGGGGATAGTCTCTGCAAGTTCTGGGACTTAG
- the tmk gene encoding dTMP kinase produces MGEHQGVFLVIDGIDGSGKTTHSKTLYYSLKKKGFEVEYTMEPSNGTVGRFIRSEVVSKKKLTPEVEALLFAADRFEHLKNEIIPWLDKGKVVVCDRYVYASIVYQGVQNVDIKWIESLNHFAIEPDLAIYLDVAPEIGLERIKREKSIFENLEFQKRIRKNYLNLVEKGRLTLVDSNKNIEEVNSEILALALQLIESK; encoded by the coding sequence TTGGGTGAACATCAAGGAGTTTTTTTGGTTATCGATGGAATCGATGGTTCTGGAAAGACTACACATTCTAAAACGTTATACTATTCTTTGAAAAAGAAAGGTTTCGAAGTAGAATATACTATGGAACCAAGTAATGGTACTGTTGGGAGATTCATCAGAAGCGAAGTTGTAAGTAAAAAGAAACTTACACCAGAAGTTGAAGCTTTACTTTTTGCAGCTGATAGATTTGAACATTTGAAAAATGAAATTATACCTTGGCTTGATAAGGGGAAGGTTGTTGTATGTGATAGATACGTTTATGCTTCAATTGTCTACCAAGGTGTACAAAATGTCGATATAAAATGGATTGAAAGTCTAAATCATTTTGCCATTGAGCCGGATTTAGCAATTTATCTAGATGTAGCTCCTGAAATTGGACTTGAAAGAATAAAAAGAGAGAAAAGTATTTTTGAAAATCTTGAATTCCAGAAAAGAATAAGAAAAAACTATTTGAACTTAGTTGAGAAAGGGCGTCTCACTTTGGTTGATAGCAATAAAAATATTGAAGAAGTCAATAGTGAGATTCTCGCCCTTGCCCTCCAGCTTATTGAAAGTAAATGA
- a CDS encoding HD domain-containing protein → MHSSKRYWGFVKDPVYGYIRLTDSEKNIIDTRPFQRLRRIKQLAVSYLVYPAANHTRFEHSLGAMHLAGILGESLPIELDNEFITELRLASLLHDIGHGPLSHLFEPLLSKYVNKNHEDMTFWLIQNSILAETLKKEGFDPERISKLAVGRLKDGKYPFLDQVIRSSVDVDKMDFIVRDSYHTGAGYGYVDVYRLIYTMDILNDNLAIDITALSAFEAFLLARLESFKAIYFHRTSRAAQITLLKAMENAMDELKLFNFNSPEDYLKLDDYSIWYMLKKSSQSKAIMKLENRELLKCAYEKTFFDDDQLVTSIFNNEAVRKEIEEEIANKAKIDSDLVTIDIPSLPSVPYHYAIDIEPMNIPTFRKDGKGNKIPQKITELSRIIESLGVFMNIIRVYTESKYREKIRKASQDVLGKTPLSSLISY, encoded by the coding sequence ATGCACTCATCAAAAAGATATTGGGGTTTTGTGAAGGACCCTGTATACGGTTACATAAGACTCACTGATTCTGAGAAGAATATCATTGATACAAGACCATTCCAACGTTTAAGAAGAATTAAGCAATTAGCTGTTTCGTACTTAGTTTACCCAGCCGCAAACCATACCCGTTTTGAACATTCATTAGGAGCCATGCATCTTGCAGGAATACTGGGAGAGAGTTTACCAATCGAATTAGATAATGAATTTATTACAGAACTTCGATTAGCGTCTCTATTGCATGACATCGGCCACGGTCCTTTGTCTCATCTTTTTGAACCGTTATTGTCAAAGTATGTGAATAAGAATCATGAAGATATGACCTTTTGGCTTATACAAAATTCAATTCTTGCAGAGACTTTAAAAAAAGAGGGTTTCGATCCAGAGAGAATATCAAAACTTGCAGTTGGTAGATTGAAGGATGGGAAATATCCATTTTTGGATCAAGTTATTAGAAGCTCTGTTGATGTAGACAAGATGGATTTCATAGTTAGAGATTCCTATCATACTGGCGCAGGTTATGGTTACGTGGATGTTTACAGGCTGATATACACAATGGATATTTTAAATGATAATCTGGCAATTGATATAACTGCTCTCTCAGCTTTCGAAGCTTTCTTATTAGCTAGATTAGAATCTTTCAAAGCAATCTATTTCCATCGTACATCTCGTGCGGCGCAGATTACATTACTCAAGGCTATGGAAAATGCAATGGATGAGTTGAAATTATTTAATTTTAACTCACCTGAAGATTATTTGAAGCTTGATGATTACTCTATATGGTATATGTTGAAGAAAAGCAGTCAATCCAAAGCAATAATGAAGCTAGAGAATAGAGAGTTGCTCAAATGCGCTTATGAAAAAACATTCTTTGATGATGATCAACTTGTAACGAGTATATTCAATAACGAAGCGGTTAGGAAAGAGATTGAGGAAGAAATAGCTAATAAAGCTAAGATCGATTCAGATCTAGTTACTATAGATATTCCTTCCTTGCCATCTGTTCCATACCATTATGCGATCGATATTGAACCAATGAACATACCGACCTTTCGTAAAGATGGAAAGGGTAACAAGATCCCGCAAAAAATAACTGAGCTTTCACGGATTATTGAATCTCTGGGAGTATTCATGAATATTATAAGAGTATATACTGAGAGTAAATATAGAGAGAAAATAAGAAAAGCATCCCAAGATGTTCTTGGGAAAACTCCATTGTCCAGTTTAATTTCCTATTAA
- a CDS encoding pyridoxal phosphate-dependent aminotransferase — protein MSKGLSFAERMSRAGTETAFEVFAMAKEIEKKGTDVVHFEMGEPDFDTPEHIKNAAIQALKDGYTHYTPAQGIPELREAIAEHLNAKFSADIDPNNEIVVMPGAKPGLFMGILAIVNSGDEVIMPNPAFPIYESVVNIVNGVPIPIPLKEENDFRLNPEDVRSKITDKTKMIMLNSPHNPCGSSLLKEEVQELAEIVRENDLWVMSDEIYSDIIYDGEHYSMLSEPGMKERCILIHGFSKSYAMTGWRLGYAVGNSDIISRITKLQINISSCPNAFSQKAAIEALKGPQDCVTEMVSEYKKRRDAIVDGLNSIKGISCKLPTGAFYVFPNIKDTGMKSRDLMEHFLHNAHVAALHGDAFGSYGEGYMRFSYATSLDNINKGLERIKESMEKL, from the coding sequence ATGAGTAAAGGTTTGTCGTTTGCTGAAAGAATGTCCAGAGCAGGCACGGAAACTGCTTTCGAAGTTTTTGCGATGGCAAAGGAAATAGAGAAAAAAGGTACAGATGTTGTGCATTTTGAGATGGGTGAACCAGACTTTGACACCCCTGAGCACATAAAGAACGCAGCCATTCAGGCTTTAAAAGACGGATATACACACTATACGCCCGCACAAGGAATTCCTGAATTGAGGGAGGCAATAGCCGAACATCTAAATGCAAAATTTAGCGCTGACATAGATCCTAATAATGAAATAGTAGTTATGCCTGGTGCTAAACCTGGTTTGTTTATGGGAATTTTGGCCATTGTTAATTCTGGGGATGAAGTAATCATGCCCAACCCAGCTTTTCCGATATATGAATCTGTTGTGAACATTGTCAATGGAGTTCCAATACCCATTCCATTAAAAGAAGAGAATGATTTTAGGTTAAATCCTGAAGATGTCAGAAGTAAAATTACAGATAAAACCAAAATGATTATGCTCAACTCGCCTCATAATCCATGTGGTTCAAGCTTACTGAAGGAAGAGGTCCAGGAGTTGGCAGAGATAGTCAGAGAAAATGATCTTTGGGTGATGTCAGATGAAATATATTCTGATATCATATATGATGGAGAACATTATAGTATGCTTTCTGAACCTGGAATGAAGGAAAGATGCATATTAATTCATGGCTTTTCAAAAAGTTATGCGATGACTGGATGGAGGCTCGGTTATGCTGTTGGTAACTCAGATATCATATCCAGGATCACTAAACTCCAAATAAACATCAGTTCTTGTCCAAATGCGTTTAGTCAAAAAGCTGCAATAGAAGCTTTGAAAGGACCTCAAGATTGTGTAACCGAAATGGTTTCAGAGTATAAGAAAAGAAGAGATGCAATTGTAGATGGATTGAATAGCATCAAGGGAATCAGCTGTAAATTGCCAACTGGGGCTTTCTATGTTTTTCCAAATATAAAAGATACTGGCATGAAATCCAGAGACTTGATGGAACACTTTTTACATAATGCGCATGTGGCAGCATTACATGGAGATGCTTTCGGTAGTTATGGAGAAGGCTATATGAGATTTTCTTATGCTACGAGTCTTGACAATATCAATAAGGGTTTGGAAAGAATTAAAGAGAGTATGGAAAAGTTGTGA
- a CDS encoding Clp1/GlmU family protein, whose amino-acid sequence MELIAKQEDSILLSGPASITLKNGKANILGVDLSLGRKIIVLKEQQLIVKVDTSASFEINLGKKAKYKVVQGSTISNSWKEIVKRIKKKNYKRIIVIGGVDSGKSTICTFLANSFLKSGLEANLIDADIGQSDIGPPTTIGLGHMNCYINSLSFVKVTRLFFIGDTTPNQVIEKVILGIKKILDYIESSKLPLIINTDGWIIGPEAINYKRKILNVTSPDLILGIGEVNNFEKIIENDEKGSFNFLHSSDYVKKRSKDERRNLREYGYRKYLENGSIKRISLHKVKFEGIDNRLDYRSRLLGLLDEEGFLQGIGILKEFNESEGEIRIYTPVRNLDGISKIVAGSIIISESGKELNSDFYL is encoded by the coding sequence TTGGAATTAATAGCAAAGCAAGAAGACAGTATTCTATTATCGGGTCCAGCATCCATTACTCTAAAAAACGGTAAAGCGAATATTTTAGGTGTTGATTTATCTTTAGGAAGAAAAATTATCGTTCTAAAAGAACAACAATTAATCGTGAAGGTTGATACAAGTGCTTCTTTTGAAATTAATCTTGGAAAAAAAGCAAAATATAAAGTGGTTCAAGGCAGTACGATATCCAATTCCTGGAAAGAAATAGTAAAAAGAATTAAGAAAAAAAATTACAAAAGAATAATAGTAATAGGTGGCGTTGATTCCGGAAAAAGTACAATCTGTACTTTTCTTGCTAATTCGTTTTTGAAGAGTGGTCTTGAAGCAAATTTGATTGATGCAGACATAGGTCAATCAGATATAGGCCCTCCCACAACAATAGGTCTAGGCCATATGAATTGTTATATCAACAGTCTTAGTTTTGTTAAAGTCACCAGACTCTTTTTCATTGGGGACACTACTCCAAATCAAGTCATTGAAAAAGTAATTCTTGGCATTAAAAAAATATTAGATTACATTGAGTCATCGAAACTACCGCTTATAATTAATACTGATGGCTGGATAATTGGCCCAGAAGCGATAAATTACAAACGAAAAATCCTCAATGTAACATCTCCTGATTTGATTCTAGGAATCGGAGAAGTAAATAATTTTGAAAAAATTATTGAAAATGATGAAAAAGGGAGCTTCAATTTTTTACATTCTTCTGATTATGTGAAAAAGAGGAGTAAAGATGAAAGAAGAAACCTTAGGGAATATGGCTATAGAAAATATTTAGAAAATGGTTCAATTAAACGCATTTCATTGCACAAAGTAAAATTTGAAGGAATAGATAACCGCTTAGATTATAGAAGTAGGCTTTTGGGTTTATTAGATGAAGAGGGTTTCTTACAAGGAATAGGCATCCTAAAAGAATTTAATGAAAGTGAGGGTGAAATTAGAATATATACTCCAGTTAGAAATCTGGATGGAATCTCCAAGATTGTGGCTGGATCGATAATCATATCTGAATCCGGAAAGGAGCTCAATTCTGACTTTTATTTATAA
- a CDS encoding AAA family ATPase, translating to MDEEHFISSGSPFLNKILKKGFPINHISLIYGEASTGKTTLVMQSSFEVVKENFKVLYIDFDHSFSLNRLIQITGSDLKKIGEQIVIFSPKDFGEQSKLIENLENYITKKVLLIVLDGITTLYRESLGPKKSVFPLNRELNRQLAYLAELAINHKLAVLVTSQIHSVFNGENWSTEPVANRILLHWAKVILSLRPTPKSNIKKVIVERNLKTNDKKEICFFTITNNGLEFLDQLNT from the coding sequence TTGGATGAGGAACATTTTATTTCTAGTGGCAGTCCTTTTCTAAATAAAATTCTTAAGAAGGGATTTCCAATCAACCATATCAGTCTGATATACGGTGAGGCATCTACAGGAAAAACAACCTTGGTAATGCAAAGTTCATTTGAAGTAGTAAAAGAAAATTTCAAGGTACTGTATATCGACTTTGACCATTCTTTTTCCTTAAATCGGCTTATTCAGATAACAGGTTCCGATTTAAAAAAAATTGGAGAACAAATTGTAATATTCTCTCCAAAAGATTTTGGTGAACAATCAAAATTGATCGAAAACCTAGAAAATTACATTACAAAAAAAGTTCTACTAATAGTGTTGGATGGCATCACAACACTATATCGGGAGTCTTTAGGACCTAAAAAAAGTGTATTCCCATTAAATAGAGAATTAAATCGTCAATTGGCTTATCTAGCTGAATTGGCAATAAATCATAAACTTGCTGTCCTTGTTACAAGTCAGATACACTCAGTATTCAATGGAGAAAATTGGAGTACAGAACCTGTGGCCAATAGAATTCTATTACATTGGGCCAAAGTCATTCTAAGCCTACGGCCAACTCCAAAAAGTAATATTAAAAAAGTAATAGTAGAAAGAAATCTCAAAACCAATGACAAAAAAGAAATTTGTTTCTTTACTATTACTAATAATGGTTTGGAATTCCTTGATCAACTCAATACTTAG
- a CDS encoding CDP-2,3-bis-(O-geranylgeranyl)-sn-glycerol synthase — protein MTFSLSYDDLFHLAYFIIPAYVANGMPVLFGGGQPLDLGKSFFDGQRIFGINKTTRGFISGILLGSLISLIMELILMGGLLLLGILASLGSLLGDLFGSFLKRRLGLNPGTPLPLIDQLDFVIGALVITYPFYNFSIEMILLVLLITPPIHITANAIAYSLKLKDTFW, from the coding sequence TTGACATTTTCTCTAAGCTACGATGATCTGTTTCATTTAGCCTATTTCATTATTCCTGCTTATGTCGCTAATGGCATGCCCGTATTATTTGGAGGCGGTCAACCCCTAGACTTGGGAAAGTCCTTCTTTGACGGTCAAAGAATATTTGGTATAAACAAAACTACAAGAGGATTCATAAGTGGTATCTTATTGGGTTCTCTTATTTCATTAATTATGGAATTGATATTGATGGGAGGACTTTTGCTATTAGGGATCTTGGCTTCATTAGGTTCATTACTGGGCGATTTATTTGGATCTTTTTTAAAGCGGAGATTAGGGCTTAACCCTGGGACTCCGTTGCCTTTAATTGATCAATTGGATTTTGTAATCGGGGCACTTGTTATTACTTATCCATTCTATAATTTCAGTATTGAAATGATACTTTTAGTTTTACTCATAACTCCTCCAATACATATCACAGCAAATGCTATAGCTTATTCATTAAAACTGAAAGATACGTTTTGGTAA
- a CDS encoding 4Fe-4S binding protein, whose translation MSVDLSIDICGVGLKNPFILSSATPTKTAKNIKKGIDSGWAGAVMKTLVPFDYARTYPRPRFKIYWLKDQGDYPNIIPRSLSITDIEEGSHLGPEDYAEELNKAKKLVGEDGVIIGSITACDMETWEKYIDLINSSKADLVELNFSCPYAGEPGSKEKGVKLGWSLMYMAKEVIKLAHKKSAIPFSTKISSQTGEVDKWAVEFEKAGTRCLTLSHRISTIDIDIETSKPMPFGCIIGFGGPYLVGFSLKWIVKSAMETKVPIMANMGMLEWSDAIKYIMAGASAIQSCSAVMVRGYEIVNFWISEVTKFMKKNGYNSLNEIKGSVLDHIISPSSVKRGNKGYYAIVDKQKCTGCGICKRTCFYFALEIHEGKAKVNLRNCDGCGLCREVCPEDAITVKKISDNDLYPRPDTEEWKEF comes from the coding sequence ATGTCTGTAGACCTTTCAATAGATATATGTGGAGTGGGTCTCAAGAATCCTTTCATATTATCTTCAGCTACGCCCACGAAAACTGCCAAGAATATTAAAAAAGGTATTGATTCGGGATGGGCGGGAGCTGTGATGAAGACACTCGTTCCATTTGATTATGCTCGGACATATCCAAGGCCTCGTTTTAAGATTTATTGGCTCAAAGATCAAGGTGATTATCCAAACATTATTCCTAGGAGTCTATCAATAACTGATATTGAAGAGGGTTCGCATCTTGGCCCAGAAGATTACGCAGAGGAATTAAATAAAGCTAAAAAACTTGTGGGTGAAGATGGTGTGATCATTGGAAGCATTACTGCATGTGATATGGAAACTTGGGAAAAGTATATAGATCTAATAAACAGTAGCAAGGCTGACTTGGTTGAATTGAATTTTTCATGTCCTTATGCAGGAGAGCCTGGTTCAAAGGAAAAAGGTGTGAAACTTGGATGGTCGCTCATGTATATGGCTAAAGAAGTCATAAAATTGGCACATAAGAAATCTGCTATACCTTTCAGTACAAAAATATCATCCCAAACTGGGGAAGTTGATAAATGGGCTGTTGAATTTGAAAAAGCCGGTACACGTTGTTTAACCTTGTCTCATAGGATATCTACTATTGATATCGATATTGAGACGTCCAAACCTATGCCTTTTGGTTGTATCATTGGTTTTGGCGGTCCTTATCTTGTAGGCTTCTCATTAAAATGGATTGTAAAATCCGCAATGGAAACTAAGGTTCCAATAATGGCAAATATGGGGATGCTTGAATGGAGCGATGCGATAAAATATATAATGGCCGGAGCTTCTGCGATTCAAAGTTGTTCGGCCGTAATGGTACGTGGTTATGAAATAGTGAATTTCTGGATCTCAGAAGTAACCAAATTCATGAAGAAAAATGGATACAATTCACTGAATGAAATAAAGGGATCCGTTTTAGATCATATAATATCGCCCAGTAGTGTGAAAAGAGGGAATAAAGGATATTACGCAATCGTTGATAAACAAAAATGTACTGGTTGCGGTATTTGTAAGAGAACATGCTTTTACTTCGCATTAGAAATTCACGAAGGAAAGGCAAAAGTAAATCTAAGAAATTGTGATGGCTGTGGTTTGTGTAGAGAAGTATGTCCTGAGGATGCTATAACTGTAAAAAAGATCTCAGACAATGATCTTTATCCAAGACCAGATACTGAAGAATGGAAAGAATTTTGA
- a CDS encoding ATP-binding cassette domain-containing protein, protein MKRKKNSTTISNEKKPIIALYNIILEREGVRILDNINWEVRSGEHWAIIGENGAGKTLLLKILSTYLWPTSGSVEMLGEEFGKIELYKLRHNISWISSALEQDMSQIQTVLEVVLSGYFSTLRLFDAPPKQIVKRAKMLLQLLGLRDHERQLFATLSVGERKKTLIARATLKKPRLLLLDEICAGLDPIARRNYLDSVQQLIKKERSRYFL, encoded by the coding sequence TTGAAACGTAAAAAAAATTCTACAACAATTTCTAACGAAAAAAAGCCCATAATCGCATTGTATAATATCATTTTGGAGCGCGAGGGAGTTCGAATTCTCGATAACATAAATTGGGAAGTACGCTCAGGAGAACACTGGGCAATTATTGGCGAAAATGGAGCGGGAAAAACTCTTCTTTTGAAAATATTATCGACATATCTCTGGCCTACTTCTGGAAGTGTAGAGATGCTTGGGGAAGAGTTTGGTAAGATAGAGTTATACAAACTGCGCCATAATATAAGCTGGATAAGCTCTGCTCTTGAACAAGATATGTCACAGATTCAGACAGTATTGGAAGTTGTTCTTTCTGGATATTTTTCAACCTTAAGATTATTTGACGCACCTCCAAAACAAATTGTCAAACGTGCTAAGATGCTTTTACAACTCTTAGGTTTAAGAGATCATGAAAGGCAGTTATTTGCCACGTTATCTGTCGGAGAAAGGAAGAAGACATTAATCGCACGAGCTACCTTAAAAAAACCACGTCTTTTATTATTGGATGAGATTTGTGCAGGTCTTGATCCTATTGCTAGAAGAAATTATCTTGATTCAGTTCAACAACTTATTAAGAAAGAAAGATCTCGGTACTTTTTGTAA